A stretch of DNA from Dehalobacterium formicoaceticum:
GTCCAGGAGATGATTATTAATGGCAAGCCGGGCAATAAATTTGCTCCTCAGGATAAGGCTACCCGGGCTGAGTCTGCCGTGATGATATACCGATTGTTGAATAGTCTGAACATATAATACAAAAGTATTTCCGCAAGCCCTAGTTACATTTATCCTTTCTGAAAGGATAAATAAAAAACACCCTTTAAGCAGGACATGAAGCTTATCTTTGTGTCGACAAAAAGGGTGTTTTTTTCTGCATTAAGGAGATTTCTAGCTCAGAAAAATGTTTGTACAAAAGAAGGAAATTACCGCCACTTCTTGAATAATAAACAATATTAATAAAACTAATTGGAGGGGGTTTTATGGGGGAGAAAATCCTTGAGAACGCTTCCATTCTCATTGTGGATGATCAATTAGGTGTCCGCAAATTGCTTTTCGAAGCCTTGAAGAGCAGATATCGAGAGGTATTGATGGTTGCCAGTGGGCTGGAGGCCATTGAAATTGTCCAAAAATCCCCTCCGGATCTGGTATTGGTGGATATGAAGATGCCGCGCATGAATGGTTTGGAAACCATAAAACGATTAAGAGACATGGCCTTTGAGAACCCGATTATTCTCATGACCGCTTATGGCGAACTGGGCATTGTCACGGAAGCATTAAAAATGGGTGTTAAGCACCATATTACTAAACCTTTTGATATCAAGGAATTAAGAAATTTAATACAGGAAACGCTGACAGAAAGAGTATCAACTCCAAAAGGATCCTGATTATGGGAAGATTACACTCTTATAAGAAAAAGTTGCAGGAATTTGCATGATCATGGCGAATAATAAGGTGGATAGATTAGAAATGCGGCCATATACAGATGGAAGCATAGGGGGAAAGCAATAATGGTTATTAACACAGGAACAGTTTTAGCGTTGCGTTGCCCAAATTGCGGGAAGCTTTCTTTCCATAGTATTTCTTTATTTGCTTTTAAAGAGAAACAAAAACTGTGTTTTGACTGTGAATGCGAGGAAAGTACAGTTACGATCTCCACATCAAAATATCGCAATTTTATTCTGAAAATTGAATGCAGCATGTGTGAGTCAGAACATACTTATGTTTTGAAATATAAGGAATTGTTTTCTTTGGATTTATTTCCCCTAATTTGCCTGGAAACTGGATTGGAAATTGGTTTTATCGGTACCAAGGATCAGGTGATAGCAGCTGTAAATAACCTGGAACGCACCTTTACCGACCTGGAAGAAGAGATCAACTGGGGTGTATTTTCTGATAACCGGGATATCATGGTCCAGGTTTTGGAGTATATGAATCGTCTTTCCGAGGATGGCACCTTAAAATGTAAATGCGGGAATAAAAATATTGACGTTGACCTTTTAACAGACCGACTGGAGATGGTTTGTAACGATTGTGGTAATAGGGGAGTTATTTTTGCAGAAAACAAAGAGGATCTGCTGAAACTTAGAAGATTAGAGAAAATTGAATTAACCGAACAGGAAATCACGATTATAAATGTTCCTCAAAGCATAAGACATAACGGACAACAGTCTAAAAAGTGAACCCGCGCAGCTTTAGCTGAACAAATCCTGTCCATGCATAAGGATACCATTTTTAGGGAAGTATTTGTTAAAGATTGCAGAACTGCCAAAGAGCGTTCGAGATAAGATTTAAAAAAGAGAGCAGATGATCCTGCTCTTTAAATTTTCAGGAGGTGTTGAAATTATGCTTTTGTTCTTAGATAGTGCAAACATTGAAGAAATTAAACAAGCCCATGATTTAGGAGTTATCTCCGGAGTGACCACTAATCCCTCCCTCATTGCGCAAGAAGGGCGCAATTTTGAACAAGTGGTGCGGGAAATCTCCTCGTTGGTCGACGGACCCATTAGTGCGGAGGTTATTTCTTTGAATAGCAGTGAGATGGTAAAGGAAGGACAAACCCTGGCTGCCATTCATCCCAACATTGTAGTCAAAATACCGATGACGGCAGAAGGCTTAAAGGCCACCAAAGTACTGGCTAAAGAGAGCATCAAGGTGAATATGACCTTGGTATTTTCTGCCAATCAAGCTTTGCTGGCATCCCGGGCAGGGGCAGCTTTTGTCAGTCCTTTTGTGGGCCGTTTAGATGATATCGATCATAATGGTATGGCTCTGGTGGAAGAAATCGTGTCCCTTTATGGCAATTATCAGCTGGAGACAAAGGTTATTGCCGCCAGTATCAGACATCCTTTGCATGTGTCACAGGCTGCCCTTTTAGGTGCAAATATTGCTACGATTCCTTTTAAGGTATTGATGCAGATGGTTAAACATCC
This window harbors:
- a CDS encoding response regulator, encoding MGEKILENASILIVDDQLGVRKLLFEALKSRYREVLMVASGLEAIEIVQKSPPDLVLVDMKMPRMNGLETIKRLRDMAFENPIILMTAYGELGIVTEALKMGVKHHITKPFDIKELRNLIQETLTERVSTPKGS
- the fsa gene encoding fructose-6-phosphate aldolase, coding for MLLFLDSANIEEIKQAHDLGVISGVTTNPSLIAQEGRNFEQVVREISSLVDGPISAEVISLNSSEMVKEGQTLAAIHPNIVVKIPMTAEGLKATKVLAKESIKVNMTLVFSANQALLASRAGAAFVSPFVGRLDDIDHNGMALVEEIVSLYGNYQLETKVIAASIRHPLHVSQAALLGANIATIPFKVLMQMVKHPLTDMGIERFLADWEKVKNK